A region of bacterium DNA encodes the following proteins:
- a CDS encoding arsenate reductase ArsC: MQHRPRVLFLCTHNAARSQMAEGILRDLSRGTVDVSSAGTEPAGVHPLAARALRDMNIDVRRQRSKHVDEFAGQTFDVVVTLCDSARELCPVFPGDPERIHWSFPDPGAVAGTEEERLQAFKHTARELATRLRPFLSVVERGVKRSPA; the protein is encoded by the coding sequence ATGCAACACAGGCCACGGGTCTTGTTCCTGTGCACGCACAACGCCGCCCGGTCGCAGATGGCGGAAGGCATCTTACGCGACCTCAGCCGAGGAACCGTTGACGTCTCCAGTGCCGGGACCGAGCCGGCGGGAGTGCATCCGCTCGCGGCGCGGGCGCTCCGGGATATGAACATAGACGTCAGGCGTCAGCGCTCGAAACACGTGGACGAGTTTGCGGGCCAGACATTCGACGTTGTGGTGACACTCTGCGACAGCGCCCGAGAGTTGTGCCCCGTCTTCCCCGGCGATCCGGAGCGGATCCATTGGAGTTTCCCTGATCCAGGCGCCGTGGCCGGCACGGAAGAAGAGCGTCTTCAGGCGTTCAAGCACACGGCGCGGGAACTGGCCACGCGTCTCCGCCCCTTCCTCTCCGTGGTGGAGCGCGGAGTCAAACGCTCCCCGGCGTAA
- a CDS encoding arsenite methyltransferase: MDIKDVVREKYAQAAIRVKTGESGCCSSACCGSGDSGDPITSNLYDTRQISDIPREAVQASLGCGNPTALAQLSQGDTVLDLGSGGGIDVLLSATRVGPAGKAYGLDMTDEMLTLARENQRKAGVHNVEFLKGEIENIPLPDNSVDVIISNCVINLSGDKDRVFVEAFRVLKPGGRFAVSDVVVRGEVPSEIRRSMELWVGCVAGALEEREYVSKLSKAGFEAVGVEPTRVYDVNDAREFLSGHGIDVDRVAPLVTNKFMSAFIRATKPTTTNRAS; this comes from the coding sequence AGCGCGTGCTGCGGAAGTGGAGATTCGGGCGATCCCATCACATCGAACCTCTACGACACGCGACAGATATCGGACATCCCCAGGGAAGCCGTCCAAGCCTCATTGGGATGTGGCAATCCGACCGCATTGGCGCAGTTGAGCCAGGGGGACACGGTCCTGGATCTTGGCTCGGGCGGCGGGATCGATGTGCTGCTCTCGGCCACGCGAGTGGGTCCCGCAGGGAAAGCCTACGGGCTCGATATGACCGATGAGATGCTGACCCTGGCGCGAGAGAACCAGCGAAAAGCCGGCGTACACAACGTGGAGTTTCTCAAAGGGGAGATCGAGAACATCCCGCTTCCCGACAACTCCGTGGATGTGATTATCTCGAACTGTGTGATCAACCTCTCCGGTGACAAGGATCGCGTCTTCGTCGAAGCGTTTCGCGTTCTCAAACCCGGAGGTCGATTCGCCGTCTCCGATGTCGTTGTGCGCGGAGAGGTCCCATCGGAGATTCGACGCAGCATGGAACTCTGGGTGGGGTGCGTCGCAGGGGCGTTGGAGGAGCGTGAATACGTCTCGAAGCTGTCGAAGGCAGGGTTTGAAGCGGTCGGGGTGGAGCCAACGCGCGTCTACGACGTCAACGATGCACGCGAGTTTCTCTCAGGACACGGCATCGATGTCGACCGCGTCGCCCCTCTGGTCACCAACAAGTTCATGAGTGCGTTTATTCGCGCCACAAAGCCCACCACGACGAATCGGGCGAGCTAG
- a CDS encoding mismatch-specific DNA-glycosylase — MTRERYRFPTLPDYLRPGLDLVFVGINPGLYSVERGRYFARPTSRFWPAFSASVLSARIRASLRKRRLGPEDDRALLRFGIGFTDVVKVPSRSAGDLRPRDYRVWAPRLLARLEAFTPRVACFHGLTGYRAFTRYALDEPGRDWRLGAQLLRLGRTRLFVIPNPSPANAHFQMPDYIVWYDRVAGFLKRPA; from the coding sequence ATGACCCGGGAGCGGTATCGTTTTCCGACGCTGCCCGATTACCTCAGGCCGGGTCTCGATCTCGTCTTCGTGGGGATCAACCCCGGCCTGTATTCGGTCGAGCGCGGACGCTATTTTGCCAGGCCGACGAGCCGGTTTTGGCCGGCGTTCTCCGCTTCGGTGCTCAGCGCCCGCATCCGAGCGTCCCTACGGAAGCGGCGGCTCGGGCCGGAAGACGACCGTGCCTTGCTGCGGTTCGGGATCGGGTTTACCGATGTGGTGAAGGTGCCGAGCCGGAGCGCCGGCGACCTCCGGCCCCGGGACTACCGCGTGTGGGCCCCGAGGCTGCTGGCGCGCCTCGAGGCCTTCACGCCGCGGGTCGCCTGCTTCCACGGTCTCACGGGGTACCGGGCCTTTACCCGCTATGCCCTCGACGAGCCCGGCAGAGATTGGCGCCTCGGCGCCCAACTCCTCCGTCTGGGCCGGACCCGCCTCTTCGTGATCCCCAACCCCAGCCCGGCCAACGCCCACTTCCAGATGCCGGATTATATCGTTTGGTACGACCGGGTGGCCGGGTTCCTCAAGCGGCCCGCGTGA